The following are encoded together in the Vigna angularis cultivar LongXiaoDou No.4 chromosome 9, ASM1680809v1, whole genome shotgun sequence genome:
- the LOC108323349 gene encoding putative disease resistance protein At4g11170 isoform X1 codes for MSYSTKKHDVFVSFRGEDTRTNFTSHLYKALEDKSIGAYIDRQLDRGESVWPALAKAIRDSHVSIVVFSENYACSKWCLEELVKILECRKELGLVVIPVFYNIDPSDIRNQKGTYEKALAELLESDEEKGPKWKASLTEAANISGWDSRTHRDEAHVIENVVNDVLQKLHLRCPTELKGPVENEENCRNVELLLKSCRVIGIWGMGGIGKSTIAKILFAKHFPQYDHVCFVTNAKEYSLDKLFSTILKEEVSAKNVVGSSFHMRRLRSKKVFIVLDDVDMDSFEPLEYLCGEYEGQHSDSKLVITTRDRQLLVGRVDAIYEVQKWKKTESLKLFCSESFKKSYPEGGYESLSESAVEYAGGVPFALKVLGSYLRSKGISFWESTIRKLSLYPNERIQKVLEMSYTGLHDLEKNIFLDIVFFFREKQEDHATRILDACGFEATSGIEVLADKSLLTISYTNIIQMHDLLQQMGLEIVRQECRADPGRRSRLKDNEAREVIEENKGTEAIQGIELDLSQAKNLRLRSDTLTKMKALRFLRFYNSSGQSSWNTYLDLPATLEPFSDKLRYIEWIGYPFECLPSPFCAKFLVEIHMQHGKVKQLWQGIQELDNLEGIDLSGCKQFEELPDLSKAPRLKWVNLSCCESLRYLHPSVLSSATLVTLILNGCTKLESVKGEKRLKSLEKISVNGCLSLEEFAVSLDLIKILNVSNAPVRRMGKLKSLNLEEFPRSLRRWLELVKTTVSHHLKHSYVLKLDQYDGTTLPEFIKNSGNLRILSVENCDLLMHLQKLPSSIGYLGVINCTLLVSVSDLVNLANVMRGSTRFITFKNCLKLDEHSCRLIMKSVKLIMVCSAFDNLVRKSCDVRDYSYNSVELCLPGRKVPQEIKYRSTESFITIDLPKLSNLRGFIYSVVLSPSGEMKKHDTKIICKRHLRQNTRESWVYSDIEGLNTDHVYIWYDPFHSDGILKYNEPSVSFEFCVRNDKGEVDGSMFIKECGVGLISVSELPSVLEELDWHSDKKKDLVNRVELITGQRITLTSIEQSDERKNHFSALEEIINSTHKEAKIDSGQNTTKSTYAVKYEGNRETSIKQDATLPETVESELDKENESKEKSMMVELESVEDNRGSKEYFSGIEENIEYCASSATNATTERGPEEKSTKSTETVANEHSERLEESIEEVVKIHDTDNSIIKCSSLDLENCLQQFDENPFAIFDLLSSELSPSLKQSSDATTLLNEFRTLVFSTSLLKKIPDQSYLQQVTESLQKLQTYRGKITKEQEAGLDTFIELYNKAVDISQGKMLTEDNQAKLASEKRDLYNKLEHSKLKVQQFDTTILTYKSQRENLQKRQREIQEAIKELQQENEALEKDSSTLEVLYSEQQTKKKETLESVKCISISVVQTTKQLEEVEKKRLSLASAYEGLEEPYGRMKTKPPF; via the exons AAATCAATCGGAGCTTACATAGATCGCCAGCTAGACAGAGGAGAAAGTGTCTGGCCGGCACTTGCCAAAGCAATTCGGGACTCACATGTCTCAATTGTTGTTTTCTCTGAAAACTATGCTTGTTCCAAATGGTGTCTGGAAGAGCTGGTGAAAATTCTTGAATGCAGAAAAGAACTGGGTTTGGTAGTTATACCTGTCTTTTACAACATAGATCCATCAGACATAAGGAATCAGAAAGGTACTTACGAGAAGGCATTGGCAGAACTGTTGGAATCCGATGAAGAGAAAGGGCCAAAGTGGAAAGCTTCTCTCACTGAAGCAGCCAATATATCTGGATGGGACTCTAGGACACATAG GGACGAAGCTCATGTCATTGAGAATGTTGTCAATGATGTATTGCAAAAGCTTCATCTGCGATGCCCTACTGAATTAAAGGGCCctgttgaaaatgaagaaaattgcAGAAATGTAGAATTATTACTAAAATCATGTAGGGTCATTGGAATTTGGGGTATGGGTGGAATTGGCAAGTCCACCATTGCTAAAATCTTGTTTGCTAAACACTTTCCCCAATATGACCATGTCTGCTTTGTGACCAATGCAAAAGAATATTCGCTAGACAAGCTTTTCTCTACCATATTGAAGGAGGAGGTTTCCGCAAAAAATGTCGTAGGGTCATCGTTTCATATGAGGAGACTCAGAAGTAAAAAGGTTTTCATTGTACTTGATGATGTTGACATGGATAGTTTTGAGCCATTGGAGTATTTATGTGGGGAGTATGAAGGCCAGCATAGTGATAGTAAACTCGTTATAACAACAAGAGATAGGCAATTGCTTGTTGGAAGGGTTGATGCGATATACGAGGTTcagaaatggaagaaaacaGAATCTCTGAAGCTTTTTTGCTCAGAATCCTTTAAGAAAAGTTATCCCGAAGGAGGTTATGAGAGTCTCTCAGAAAGTGCAGTTGAATATGCTGGTGGCGTTCCATTTGCCCTTAAAGTTTTGGGTTCATATCTTCGTTCAAAAGGTATCAGTTTTTGGGAAAGTACTATAAGAAAACTCAGCTTGTATCCTAACGAGAGAATTCAGAAAGTGTTAGAAATGAGCTACACTGGATTGCATGatctagaaaaaaatatttttctagacattgtatttttctttagaGAAAAACAGGAAGATCATGCCACACGGATACTAGATGCCTGTGGTTTTGAAGCAACTAGTGGAATAGAAGTTCTCGCAGACAAATCTTTGTTAACAATTtcatatacaaatataatacaAATGCACGACTTGCTGCAACAAATGGGTTTGGAGATTGTACGTCAAGAATGTAGAGCAGATCCTGGCAGACGTAGTCGCTTGAAGGATAATGAAGCTCGTGAAGTGATTGAAGAAAACAAG GGAACTGAAGCAATTCAAGGAATAGAACTGGATTTGTCTCAAGCTAAAAATTTACGTTTGCGTTCTGACACATTGACGAAGATGAAAGCTTTAAGATTTCTGAGATTCTATAACTCCTCTGGTCAGAGTTCTTGGAATACATACCTCGACCTTCCTGCAACTCTTGAGCCGTTTTCTGATAAACTAAGGTACATTGAGTGGATTGGATACCCTTTTGAGTGTCTTCCATCACCTTTTTGTGCAAAGTTTCTTGTTGAGATTCACATGCAACATGGCAAAGTTAAACAACTTTGGCAGGGAATCCAG GAACTAGATAACTTAGAGGGAATTGACCTAAGTGGATGCAAACAGTTTGAAGAGCTTCCAGATTTGTCTAAGGCGCCAAGACTTAAATGGGTGAATCTCTCATGTTGTGAAAGTTTGCGGTATCTTCACCCGTCTGTTTTATCCTCGGCCACGCTTGTTACTTTGATACTGAATGGGTGTACAAAACTCGAGAGTGTTAAAGGTGAAAAGCGTTTAAAATCTCTAGAGAAGATCAGTGTCAATGGCTGCTTAAGTCTGGAGGAATTTGCAGTGTCattagatttaattaaaatattgaatgtgAGCAATGCACCAGTAAGGCGAATGGGAAAACTCAAGAGCCTCAATTTAGAGGAGTTTCCAAGATCCCTTCGTCGTTGGTTGGAACTTGTCAAGACTACGGTGAGCCACCACCTCAAACATTCGTACGTGCTAAAGTTAGATCAATACGATGGGACAACGTTGCCTGAATTCATTAAGAATTCCGGAAACTTGAGAATTTTGTCCGTGGAGAATTGTGACTTGTTGATGCATCTTCAAAAGCTTCCATCCAGCATCGGTTACTTAGGTGTCATTAACTGCACTTTACTGGTGTCAGTGTCAGACTTAGTCAATTTGGCAAATGTGATGCGGGGAAGTACCAGATTCATTACATTCAAGAACTGCTTGAAATTGGATGAACATTCATGCAGACTTATAATGAAGAGCGTAAAGTTAATAATGGTGTGTTCTGCATTTGACAACCTGGTGAGAAAATCCTGTGACGTCCGCGACTACAGTTATAACAGTGTTGAGCTTTGTTTGCCAGGAAGAAAGGTCCCACAAGAGATTAAATATCGGAGCACCGAGTCCTTCATTACCATTGACCTTCCCAAACTTTCCAACTTGAGGGGCTTCATTTACTctgttgttctttctccatcTGGTGAAATGAAGAAGCATGACACCAAGATTATATGTAAACGCCACTTGAGACAAAATACGAGGGAATCATGGGTATATAGTGATATCGAGGGCTTGAACACCGATCATGTTTATATATGGTATGATCCATTCCACAGTGATGGCATTCTCAAATATAATGAGCCAAGTGTTTCTTTTGAGTTCTGTGTTAGAAATGATAAGGGGGAAGTTGATGGCTCTATGTTTATTAAAGAGTGTGGTGTTGGCCTTATAAGTGTTTCAGAACTGCCGAGTGTTTTAGAAGAGTTGGACTGGCACTCGGATAAGAagaaggacttagtgaatagaGTGGAGTTGATTACAGGACAAAGGATAACCTTAACATCAATTGAACAATCCGATGAGAGGAAAAACCATTTTTCTGCTTTGGAAGAGATTATCAATTCTACTCACAAGGAAGCCAAAATTGATTCTGGGCAGAATACTACAAAATCTACTTATGCG GTCAAATATGAAGGAAATAGAGAAACGTCAATCAAACAAGATGCAACATTGCCTGAAACTGTTGAATCGGAGttagacaaagaaaatgaaTCTAAAGAAAAGTCAA TGATGGTTGAACTAGAATCAGTTGAAGACAACAGAGGGagtaaagaatatttttctggTATCGAAGAGAACATTGAATATTGTGCTAGCAGTGCAACCAACGCAACTACTGAAAGAGGTCCCGAAGAAAAATCTACAAAGTCTACGGAAACT GTAGCCAATGAACATTCAGAGAGGTTGGAAGAATCGATTGAGGAAGTTGTAAAAATTCATGATACAGACAACTCTATTATTAAATGCTCATCCTTGGACCTTGAGAATTGCCTCCAACAGTTCGATGAAAATCCATTTGCAATCTTTGACTTACTTTCTTCTGAACTATCCCCTTCACTGAAACAATCAAGTGATGCTACAACCCTCCTCAATGAGTTCCGAACCTTAGTGTTCTCTACTTCGTTGCTGAAGAAAATTCCAGACCAATCCTATCTGCAACAAGTTACAGAATCACTACAGAAACTTCAAACTTATCGtggaaaaattacaaaagagcAAGAAGCTGGTTTAGACACATTTATAGAGCTCTACAACAAAGCTGTCGACATTTCTCAAGGTAAGATGTTAACCGAGGATAACCAAGCAAAACTGGCATCTGAGAAGAGAGACTTGTACAACAAACTTGAACATTCTAAACTGAAAGTTCAACAGTTTGACACTACCATCTTAACTTATAAATCTCAGAGGGAAAACCTACAAAAGAGACAAAGGGAAATCCAGGAAGCTATAAAAGAGCTTCAACAAGAAAATGAAGCCTTGGAAAAGGATAGCTCAACACTAGAAGTTTTATACTCTGAACAACAAACCAAGAAGAAGGAAACACTTGAATCAGTGAAGTGTATCTCGATTTCTGTTGTTCAAACTACCAAACAATTagaagaagttgaaaagaaaagattgaGTTTGGCTTCAGCTTACGAAGGCCTCGAAGAGCCATATGGAAGAATGAAGACAAAACCCCCATTTTAG
- the LOC108323349 gene encoding putative disease resistance protein At4g11170 isoform X2 gives MSYSTKKHDVFVSFRGEDTRTNFTSHLYKALEDKSIGAYIDRQLDRGESVWPALAKAIRDSHVSIVVFSENYACSKWCLEELVKILECRKELGLVVIPVFYNIDPSDIRNQKGTYEKALAELLESDEEKGPKWKASLTEAANISGWDSRTHRDEAHVIENVVNDVLQKLHLRCPTELKGPVENEENCRNVELLLKSCRVIGIWGMGGIGKSTIAKILFAKHFPQYDHVCFVTNAKEYSLDKLFSTILKEEVSAKNVVGSSFHMRRLRSKKVFIVLDDVDMDSFEPLEYLCGEYEGQHSDSKLVITTRDRQLLVGRVDAIYEVQKWKKTESLKLFCSESFKKSYPEGGYESLSESAVEYAGGVPFALKVLGSYLRSKGISFWESTIRKLSLYPNERIQKVLEMSYTGLHDLEKNIFLDIVFFFREKQEDHATRILDACGFEATSGIEVLADKSLLTISYTNIIQMHDLLQQMGLEIVRQECRADPGRRSRLKDNEAREVIEENKGTEAIQGIELDLSQAKNLRLRSDTLTKMKALRFLRFYNSSGQSSWNTYLDLPATLEPFSDKLRYIEWIGYPFECLPSPFCAKFLVEIHMQHGKVKQLWQGIQELDNLEGIDLSGCKQFEELPDLSKAPRLKWVNLSCCESLRYLHPSVLSSATLVTLILNGCTKLESVKGEKRLKSLEKISVNGCLSLEEFAVSLDLIKILNVSNAPVRRMGKLKSLNLEEFPRSLRRWLELVKTTVSHHLKHSYVLKLDQYDGTTLPEFIKNSGNLRILSVENCDLLMHLQKLPSSIGYLGVINCTLLVSVSDLVNLANVMRGSTRFITFKNCLKLDEHSCRLIMKSVKLIMVCSAFDNLVRKSCDVRDYSYNSVELCLPGRKVPQEIKYRSTESFITIDLPKLSNLRGFIYSVVLSPSGEMKKHDTKIICKRHLRQNTRESWVYSDIEGLNTDHVYIWYDPFHSDGILKYNEPSVSFEFCVRNDKGEVDGSMFIKECGVGLISVSELPSVLEELDWHSDKKKDLVNRVELITGQRITLTSIEQSDERKNHFSALEEIINSTHKEAKIDSGQNTTKSTYAVKYEGNRETSIKQDATLPETVESELDKENESKEKSKSVEDNRGSKEYFSGIEENIEYCASSATNATTERGPEEKSTKSTETVANEHSERLEESIEEVVKIHDTDNSIIKCSSLDLENCLQQFDENPFAIFDLLSSELSPSLKQSSDATTLLNEFRTLVFSTSLLKKIPDQSYLQQVTESLQKLQTYRGKITKEQEAGLDTFIELYNKAVDISQGKMLTEDNQAKLASEKRDLYNKLEHSKLKVQQFDTTILTYKSQRENLQKRQREIQEAIKELQQENEALEKDSSTLEVLYSEQQTKKKETLESVKCISISVVQTTKQLEEVEKKRLSLASAYEGLEEPYGRMKTKPPF, from the exons AAATCAATCGGAGCTTACATAGATCGCCAGCTAGACAGAGGAGAAAGTGTCTGGCCGGCACTTGCCAAAGCAATTCGGGACTCACATGTCTCAATTGTTGTTTTCTCTGAAAACTATGCTTGTTCCAAATGGTGTCTGGAAGAGCTGGTGAAAATTCTTGAATGCAGAAAAGAACTGGGTTTGGTAGTTATACCTGTCTTTTACAACATAGATCCATCAGACATAAGGAATCAGAAAGGTACTTACGAGAAGGCATTGGCAGAACTGTTGGAATCCGATGAAGAGAAAGGGCCAAAGTGGAAAGCTTCTCTCACTGAAGCAGCCAATATATCTGGATGGGACTCTAGGACACATAG GGACGAAGCTCATGTCATTGAGAATGTTGTCAATGATGTATTGCAAAAGCTTCATCTGCGATGCCCTACTGAATTAAAGGGCCctgttgaaaatgaagaaaattgcAGAAATGTAGAATTATTACTAAAATCATGTAGGGTCATTGGAATTTGGGGTATGGGTGGAATTGGCAAGTCCACCATTGCTAAAATCTTGTTTGCTAAACACTTTCCCCAATATGACCATGTCTGCTTTGTGACCAATGCAAAAGAATATTCGCTAGACAAGCTTTTCTCTACCATATTGAAGGAGGAGGTTTCCGCAAAAAATGTCGTAGGGTCATCGTTTCATATGAGGAGACTCAGAAGTAAAAAGGTTTTCATTGTACTTGATGATGTTGACATGGATAGTTTTGAGCCATTGGAGTATTTATGTGGGGAGTATGAAGGCCAGCATAGTGATAGTAAACTCGTTATAACAACAAGAGATAGGCAATTGCTTGTTGGAAGGGTTGATGCGATATACGAGGTTcagaaatggaagaaaacaGAATCTCTGAAGCTTTTTTGCTCAGAATCCTTTAAGAAAAGTTATCCCGAAGGAGGTTATGAGAGTCTCTCAGAAAGTGCAGTTGAATATGCTGGTGGCGTTCCATTTGCCCTTAAAGTTTTGGGTTCATATCTTCGTTCAAAAGGTATCAGTTTTTGGGAAAGTACTATAAGAAAACTCAGCTTGTATCCTAACGAGAGAATTCAGAAAGTGTTAGAAATGAGCTACACTGGATTGCATGatctagaaaaaaatatttttctagacattgtatttttctttagaGAAAAACAGGAAGATCATGCCACACGGATACTAGATGCCTGTGGTTTTGAAGCAACTAGTGGAATAGAAGTTCTCGCAGACAAATCTTTGTTAACAATTtcatatacaaatataatacaAATGCACGACTTGCTGCAACAAATGGGTTTGGAGATTGTACGTCAAGAATGTAGAGCAGATCCTGGCAGACGTAGTCGCTTGAAGGATAATGAAGCTCGTGAAGTGATTGAAGAAAACAAG GGAACTGAAGCAATTCAAGGAATAGAACTGGATTTGTCTCAAGCTAAAAATTTACGTTTGCGTTCTGACACATTGACGAAGATGAAAGCTTTAAGATTTCTGAGATTCTATAACTCCTCTGGTCAGAGTTCTTGGAATACATACCTCGACCTTCCTGCAACTCTTGAGCCGTTTTCTGATAAACTAAGGTACATTGAGTGGATTGGATACCCTTTTGAGTGTCTTCCATCACCTTTTTGTGCAAAGTTTCTTGTTGAGATTCACATGCAACATGGCAAAGTTAAACAACTTTGGCAGGGAATCCAG GAACTAGATAACTTAGAGGGAATTGACCTAAGTGGATGCAAACAGTTTGAAGAGCTTCCAGATTTGTCTAAGGCGCCAAGACTTAAATGGGTGAATCTCTCATGTTGTGAAAGTTTGCGGTATCTTCACCCGTCTGTTTTATCCTCGGCCACGCTTGTTACTTTGATACTGAATGGGTGTACAAAACTCGAGAGTGTTAAAGGTGAAAAGCGTTTAAAATCTCTAGAGAAGATCAGTGTCAATGGCTGCTTAAGTCTGGAGGAATTTGCAGTGTCattagatttaattaaaatattgaatgtgAGCAATGCACCAGTAAGGCGAATGGGAAAACTCAAGAGCCTCAATTTAGAGGAGTTTCCAAGATCCCTTCGTCGTTGGTTGGAACTTGTCAAGACTACGGTGAGCCACCACCTCAAACATTCGTACGTGCTAAAGTTAGATCAATACGATGGGACAACGTTGCCTGAATTCATTAAGAATTCCGGAAACTTGAGAATTTTGTCCGTGGAGAATTGTGACTTGTTGATGCATCTTCAAAAGCTTCCATCCAGCATCGGTTACTTAGGTGTCATTAACTGCACTTTACTGGTGTCAGTGTCAGACTTAGTCAATTTGGCAAATGTGATGCGGGGAAGTACCAGATTCATTACATTCAAGAACTGCTTGAAATTGGATGAACATTCATGCAGACTTATAATGAAGAGCGTAAAGTTAATAATGGTGTGTTCTGCATTTGACAACCTGGTGAGAAAATCCTGTGACGTCCGCGACTACAGTTATAACAGTGTTGAGCTTTGTTTGCCAGGAAGAAAGGTCCCACAAGAGATTAAATATCGGAGCACCGAGTCCTTCATTACCATTGACCTTCCCAAACTTTCCAACTTGAGGGGCTTCATTTACTctgttgttctttctccatcTGGTGAAATGAAGAAGCATGACACCAAGATTATATGTAAACGCCACTTGAGACAAAATACGAGGGAATCATGGGTATATAGTGATATCGAGGGCTTGAACACCGATCATGTTTATATATGGTATGATCCATTCCACAGTGATGGCATTCTCAAATATAATGAGCCAAGTGTTTCTTTTGAGTTCTGTGTTAGAAATGATAAGGGGGAAGTTGATGGCTCTATGTTTATTAAAGAGTGTGGTGTTGGCCTTATAAGTGTTTCAGAACTGCCGAGTGTTTTAGAAGAGTTGGACTGGCACTCGGATAAGAagaaggacttagtgaatagaGTGGAGTTGATTACAGGACAAAGGATAACCTTAACATCAATTGAACAATCCGATGAGAGGAAAAACCATTTTTCTGCTTTGGAAGAGATTATCAATTCTACTCACAAGGAAGCCAAAATTGATTCTGGGCAGAATACTACAAAATCTACTTATGCG GTCAAATATGAAGGAAATAGAGAAACGTCAATCAAACAAGATGCAACATTGCCTGAAACTGTTGAATCGGAGttagacaaagaaaatgaaTCTAAAGAAAAGTCAA AATCAGTTGAAGACAACAGAGGGagtaaagaatatttttctggTATCGAAGAGAACATTGAATATTGTGCTAGCAGTGCAACCAACGCAACTACTGAAAGAGGTCCCGAAGAAAAATCTACAAAGTCTACGGAAACT GTAGCCAATGAACATTCAGAGAGGTTGGAAGAATCGATTGAGGAAGTTGTAAAAATTCATGATACAGACAACTCTATTATTAAATGCTCATCCTTGGACCTTGAGAATTGCCTCCAACAGTTCGATGAAAATCCATTTGCAATCTTTGACTTACTTTCTTCTGAACTATCCCCTTCACTGAAACAATCAAGTGATGCTACAACCCTCCTCAATGAGTTCCGAACCTTAGTGTTCTCTACTTCGTTGCTGAAGAAAATTCCAGACCAATCCTATCTGCAACAAGTTACAGAATCACTACAGAAACTTCAAACTTATCGtggaaaaattacaaaagagcAAGAAGCTGGTTTAGACACATTTATAGAGCTCTACAACAAAGCTGTCGACATTTCTCAAGGTAAGATGTTAACCGAGGATAACCAAGCAAAACTGGCATCTGAGAAGAGAGACTTGTACAACAAACTTGAACATTCTAAACTGAAAGTTCAACAGTTTGACACTACCATCTTAACTTATAAATCTCAGAGGGAAAACCTACAAAAGAGACAAAGGGAAATCCAGGAAGCTATAAAAGAGCTTCAACAAGAAAATGAAGCCTTGGAAAAGGATAGCTCAACACTAGAAGTTTTATACTCTGAACAACAAACCAAGAAGAAGGAAACACTTGAATCAGTGAAGTGTATCTCGATTTCTGTTGTTCAAACTACCAAACAATTagaagaagttgaaaagaaaagattgaGTTTGGCTTCAGCTTACGAAGGCCTCGAAGAGCCATATGGAAGAATGAAGACAAAACCCCCATTTTAG